A single window of Bombus pascuorum chromosome 1, iyBomPasc1.1, whole genome shotgun sequence DNA harbors:
- the LOC132907997 gene encoding unconventional myosin-IXa-like isoform X2 → MDSCISGVVQVFVGEWSPEYEALSIKATKQTSSAEIVECIIERLGLVDASVSNGYELAEVVGNSVGQECKERRLGPCECPVALMLLWPKNAAQQEYYRFYLRKKQPDYLWSDSRFPMDPQLLKDYFNRFLYQPRDKEYPDLCQLPDLNEQTLLDNLRARFLAGNIYTYVGSILIALNPFKFYPIYNPKYVKLYQNRRLGPDIPPHIFAIADAAYHCMLKEKRNQCIVISGESGSGKTESTNFLLHHLTALSQKGSHGSGVEQTILSAGPVLEAFGNAKTAHNNNSSRFGKFIQVNYKENGMVHGAVVQKYLLEKSRIVSQGRNERNYHVFYYLLAGASEQEKQLLHLESCDRYNYLNKSGCYGLENVDERHEFSRLKQSMEMVGFTPEKQRRLFAVLSAVLLLGNVEFQPRKSYHHHDEAVGVKNPEVVALISELLRVKQETLLAALTAKRARASGETLVINYRLPEAIAARDAMAKCLYGALFDWIVLQVNHALLSKKDTLRDHQGNSIGVLDIFGFEDFKMCNSFEQLCINYANEQLQHYFNQHVFQYEQREYRKQGIRWTDIGYSDNSGCLNLIEGKPNGLLCLLDDQCNFPGATNETLLQKFNTVHKDNPFYEAPQRREAAFVVRHYAGSVKYQAANMREKNLDLMRPDGVVGVLKNSSLAFVRELVGADPVAVFRWAILRAFFRAHFAFQEAGRAHRHGRADGTKTSIQNRYRTPNENLISHLVTLSTVNLTINRIAKNKSFRPRERGKKGLKNLQTVKTLAGRTQSYGSGPGKARKQPMTVSAQFQQSLHSLMDTLNQANPFFIRCIKSNANKVPNEFDEETVQRQLRYTGMLETVRIRQAGFNVRLTYEEFIQLYRMLLPKGLLSSQSDVRDFLSTLNLNRDNYQLGTTKVFLRESEKIKLDIELHQQIITSITTIQKWFRACLERRKFLRLKNAVVQIQSFWRMVIAQRFAHSLRTRIEAVTHIQSAWRAYKQHSWFKKLKSCVIMFQAHVRGNRARKTFAELKKQKKLLVDKIGEYKETQNQGELVYDNSKIYPRLRNSEESLTDQGLLEFNTIRKTESQNRLTSARMDNVLRDSTVDTSMSYSKRKIIPNTRILQESSSILRNADSFPSDEFNERKSSLESLTSLRSYESQVSNSSESQDNSYGKPVPSTRTKRCDQSPVVVANTNLVNASSRLSSVNKRADSSSTGYSDGETDTEIPSTVQSAPPVFNTTPSFPSPREVTYHQSNMSLTHSPNSDVWRRRADFSLSINYSDYLLSGPQKSTLTRSPNVSQYKSIADNMFEQVQQDKPNEASNYNVKLDSDRFIHMDSSSAREQRRLSDNSVPSERIESVPVSPIRRDHGYGHSKEMKDFSYLRRQNSEGDTSMKLDAMNDENALKSPLLKGTSPKEKNSKPKEKCEPDVPVRSARRNRPTREVQCRSMGESVSETNSGETKSIFLCTIKESDLHKATTIRPRKDSSHDTPSRSITDWPVNKNEVASKTQQPGKRMRSNAITTLELRRRNSDPATKISGLSEDKPGTDTSPNDLKLAPGMNLLEWKGNLFTLAGHCFRKVARFAKDDVCVCCHEKMDAFVTQGYKCIDCKQLYHVKCIQNGGVLKMPCILANTPGRRKHRKPPRTPYDASKQVVVSKFSLTGTSAFSDSTDKIISDAKELALMQDFITKKIYVMEGQEGGKKPSEVDRVFKQALRKFKDDLVITYSVAIQQGVEGNIKYTDLIANFLHVIETVCKQENTSEDFPVTMGVNAFRGFMNEFMTLVKTEALEKQSKSKRKKEKKRKHEEPIRHGNHMFQLTIINIPTACEVCTSFFMWPIERGLVCQNCKLTCHKKCYIKASAECGKEASHEMNSRKIFGVPLYKLDCGDGKVPIVVDRLITTIEMHGLYTEGIYRKSGVSSKVKELKVKMDEADLEKVDFENYQVHVLAAVLKSFFRDMPEPLLTFEYYDDFLHAANLTDPRDRISTLFAILKKLPKPNFDLMERLIVHLARVALHEVDNRMSPSALAIVFAPCILRTNRTLPAQDSLQDVGRQTCCVETIVQEKLRVVRATLADINTLESACHTATYRLSSLRSSKIFSPEELSAATPSVTVRCVTTDRERDRGDEEEALLVDHIQEIQKEKALLTSTLPSLTRASSDDDLLLSATDLDDGSLDDLLPSSADGLVRKRPIQRQSSADNAFPTIISVDEDMVMV, encoded by the exons ATGGACAGTTGTATCTCGGGGGTAGTGCAAGTATTTGTGGGTGAATGGAGCCCAGAATATGAAGCACTTTCAATTAAAGCTACAAAACAAACTTCCTCAGCTGAAATAGTGGAGTGTATTATAGAGAGACTTGGATTAGTTGATGCATCTGTTTCAAATGGTTATGAGTTAGCAGAAGTAGTAGGAAACTCTGTTGGGCAAGAATGTAAAGAAAGAAGACTTGGGCCATGTGAGTGCCCTGTGGCACTTATGTTATTATGGCCAAAAAATGCAGCGCAACAAGAATACTACag gtTTTACTTGCGCAAAAAACAACCAGATTATTTGTGGTCAGATAGTAGGTTTCCCATGGATCCACAACTCCTCAAGGACTATTTTAATAGATTCCTATATCAACCACGAGATAAGGAGTATCCAGATCTATGTCAACTTCCAGATCTTAATGAACAAACTCTATTGGACAACCTTCGGGCTAGGTTTTTAGCTGgaaacatatatacatatgttggCAGCATATTAATTGCCTTGAATCCGTTTAAATTTTACCCTATTTACAACccaaaatatgtaaaactcTATCAAAATAGAAGGTTGGGGCCAGATATACCTCCACATATATTTGCCATAGCTGATGCAGCTTATCATTGTATgcttaaagaaaaaagaaatcagtGCATTGTTATTAGTGGTGAGAGTGGCTCGGGTAAAACAGAGTCAACTAATTTTCTACTGCATCATTTGACAGCACTTAGTCAGAAAGGTTCTCATGGTAGTGGTGTTGAACAGACAATACTCAGTGCTGGTCCAGTACTAGAAGCATTTGGAAATGCAAAAACTGCACATAACAACAATAGTAGCCGTTTTGGTAAATTTATCCAAGtgaattataaagaaaatggaaTGGTCCATGG GGCGGTcgtacaaaaatatcttttggAAAAATCAAGAATAGTTTCTCAaggaagaaatgaaagaaattatcatgtattttattatcttttggCTGGAGCAAGTGAACAAGAAAAGCAACTTTTGCATTTAGAAAGTTGCGACcgttacaattatttaaataaaagtggCTGTTATGGACTAGAAAATGTTGATGAACGACACGAATTTTCAAGGTTGAAACAGTCTATGGAAATGGTTGGATTTACGCCAGAAAAGCAGAGACGATTGTTTGCAGTTCTGTCAGCTGTTCTTTTACTCG GTAATGTGGAGTTTCAGCCTAGAAAATCTTATCACCATCACGACGAAGCTGTGGGAGTTAAGAATCCTGAAGTGGTTGCATTGATATCTGAACTTCTTCGAGTAAAACAAGAAACTCTTTTGGCTGCGCTTACTGCTAAACGTGCAAGAGCGTCTGGAGAAACATTAGTTATTAACTATAGGCTTCCAGAAGCAATTGCGGCACGAGATGCTATGGCTAAGTGTTTATATGGAGCTCTATTTGATTGGATTGTGCTTCAG GTGAATCATGCTTTACTTTCAAAGAAAGATACCCTCAGGGATCATCAAGGCAATAGCATAGGTGTATTAGATATCTTTGGTTTCGAAGACTTTAAAATGTGCAATAGCTTCGAACAGTTATGTATAAATTATGCTAATGAACAACTACAACATTATTTCAATCAGCATGTTTTCCAATATGAACAACGAGAGTACAGAAAACAGGGGATTAGGTGGACAGACATAGGCTACAGTGATAATTCAGgttgtttaaatttaatagaagGGAAACCGAATGGCCTCCTTTGTCTTTTAGATGATCAATGCAA CTTTCCGGGTGCAACGAATGAGACACtgctacaaaaatttaatacagtACATAAAGACAATCCATTTTATGAAGCACCACAACGACGCGAAGCAGCCTTTGTTGTACGTCATTATGCAGGATCTGTTAAGTACCAAGCTGCTAATATGAGAGAAAAAAATCTGGATTTAATGCGACCCGATGGTGTTGTTGGTGTATTGAAGAATTCTTCCCTTGCTTTTGTTCGAGAATTAGTGGGTGCAGATCCGGTTGCGGTATTTAGATGGGCAATACTTCGAGCATTTTTTCGCGCTCATTTTGCTTTCCAAGAAGCTGGTCGAGCTCATAGGCATGGTCGAG CTGATGGTACAAAAACATCTATACAAAACAGGTATAGGACACCGAACGAGAATTTAATAag CCATCTTGTGACGTTGTCGACCGTCAATCTAACTATTAACCGAATCGC gaaaaataaatcatttcgACCAAGAGAACGGGGTAAGAAGGGTCTAAAAAATCTACAAACTGTAAAAACACTTGCTGGAAGAACGCAAAGTTATGGCTCAGGACCTGGAAAAGCAAGAAAGCAGCCTATGACAGTATCTGCACAATTTCAACAAAGTCTGCATAGTCTTATGGATACATTAAACCAAGCAAACCCTTTCTTCATTAGATGCATTAAAAGCAATGCCAACAAGGTACCAAACGAGTTCGATGAAGAAACAGTGCAACGACAGTTAAGATATACAGGAATGTTAGAAACAGTCAGAATAAGACAAGCTGGATTTAACGTTAGATTAACATATGAAGAATTTATTCAATTGTATAGAATGTTACTACCTAAGGGTTTATTAAGTTCTCAATCTGACGTTAGAGATTTTCTATCGACACTGAATTTAAATAGAGATAATTATCAACTTGGAACAACTAAAGTGTTTCTTAGAGaatcagaaaaaattaaactagACATTGAATTACACCAACAAATCATTACAAGCATTACAACTATACAAAAATGGTTCCGTGCGTGTttagaaagaaggaaattccTTAGATTGAAAAATGCAGTTGTGCAAATACAGTCATTTTGGAGAATGGTCATTGCCCAAAGATTTGCACATTCTTTACGCACTAGAATCGAGGCTGTCACTCACATCCAATCTGCTTGGAGGGCATATAAACAGCATAGTTGGTTTAAGAAACTTAAGTCTTGTGTAATTATGTTTCAAGCTCATGTTCGCGGTAATAGAGCGAGGAAGACTTTTgcagaattaaaaaaacagaaaaaattgCTTGTTGATAAAATCGGAGAGTATAAAGAAACTCAAAATCAAGGAGAGCTTGTATATGATAACAGTAAGATATATCCTAGGCTCAGGAATAGCGAAGA GTCACTCACAGATCAGGGCTTGTTGGAATTTAATACCATTCGTAAAACGGAGTCTCAGAATCGTCTTACGTCAGCAag AATGGATAATGTACTTCGAGATAGTACAGTTGATACGAGTATGTCATATTCAAAGCGTAAAATTATACCAAATACAAGAATATTGCAAGAATCTAGCTCGATCTTAAGAAACGCGGATTCTTTTCCTTCGGATGAATTTAATGAGCGTAAAAGCAGCTTGGAAAGTTTGACTAGTTTAAGAAGCTATGAATCTCAAGTGAGCAACAGTTCTGAATCTCAAGACAATTCTTATGGCAAACCGGTACCGAGCACTAGAACGAAACGCTGTGATCAATCTCCAGTAGTTGTCGCAAATACAAACTTAGTAAATGCTTCGAGCAGATTGTCGTCTGTTAATAAACGAGCAGACAGTTCATCGACAGGATATAGCGATGGGGAAACTGATACAGAAATTCCGAGTACAGTACAAAGTGCTCCGCCTGTTTTTAACACAACTCCATCATTTCCAAGTCCACGAGAAGTTACATACCATCAATCTAACATGAGTCTAACGCATAGTCCAAATTCAGATGTCTGGCGTCGCCGAGCAGATTTTTCTTTGTCCATTAATTATAGTGATTATTTACTGTCTGGTCCTCAAAAATCAACCTTGACGCGTTCTCCAAACGTTTCtcaatataaaagtatagCGGATAACATGTTCGAGCAAGTGCAACAAGACAAACCAAACGAAGCATCGAATTATAATGTGAAATTGGATAGTGACCGTTTTATTCATATGGATAGTTCATCAGCTAGAGAACAACGTCGATTAAGTGATAATAGTGTACCGAGCGAGCGGATTGAAAGCGTCCCAGTTTCACCTATCAGACGTGATCATGGTTATGGCCACagtaaagaaatgaaagattttAGTTACTTGAGAAGGCAAAACTCGGAAGGAGATACATCTATGAAATTAGATGCTATGAATGATGAAAATGCTTTAAAAAGTCCCTTGTTGAAAGGAACTTCCCCCAAggagaaaaattcgaaaccAAAGGAAAAATGCGAACCCGACGTGCCTGTCAGAAGTGCCAGAAGAAATCGTCCCACTCGGGAAGTCCAGTGCCGATCTATGGGCGAGAGCGTATCAGAAACCAACAGTGGAGAAACCAAAAGTATATTTCTGTGTACGATCAAAGAGAGTGACCTACATAAAGCAACAACTATAAGGCCTCGGAAAGATAGTTCGCATGATACACCATCCAGATCGATAACAGATTGGCCTGTAAACAAAAATGAAGTTGCATCGAAGACGCAACAACCTGGAAAGCGCATGAGATCCAACGCTATAACAACACTAGAGCTGAGGAGAAGAAATTCGGACCCAGCGACTAAAATATCAGGACTTAGCGAAGACAAACCTGGAACTGATACAAGTCCCAATGACCTAAAACTCGCACCTGGAATGAATCTATTAGAATGGAAAGGTAATCTTTTCACGTTAGCCGGTCATTGTTTTAGGAAAGTAGCAAGGTTTGCCAAAGACGACGTGTGCGTATGTTGCCACGAAAAAATGGATGCGTTCGTAACACAGGGGTACAAATGTATTGACTGTAAACAATTATACCATGTCAAATGTATTCAGAATGGCGGAGTACTTAAAATGCCGTGTATATTAGCGAACACTCCAGGTAGGCGAAAACACAGGAAACCACCACGAACGCCTTACGATGCCTCGAAACAAGTAGTGGTATCGAAATTCAGCTTAACCGGTACATCCGCGTTCTCTGACAGTACCGATAAGATTATATCCGACGCGAAAGAGTTAGCTCTCATGCAAGATTTTATCACGAAGAAGATATACGTAATGGAAGGACAAGAGGGAGGCAAGAAACCAAGCGAAGTCGATCGTGTATTTAAGCAGGCTTTGCGTAAATTTAAAGACGACCTAGTGATCACTTACAGCGTTGCTATTCAGCAAGGTGTGGAAGGCAACATCAAATACACTGACTTAATTGCGAACTTTTTGCACGTAATAGAAACAGTCTGCAAACAAGAAAATACCAGTGAAGATTTTCCCGTGACGATGGGAGTAAATGCATTTAGAGGATTCATGAATGAATTTATGACGCTAGTCAAAACAGAAGCACTGGAGAAACAGAGTAAAAGCAAGCgtaagaaggaaaagaaacgaaaacatgAAGAACCAATACGTCATGGTAATCATATGTTCCAGTTAACTATTATAAACATCCCTACAGCTTGTGAAGTGTGTACGTCTTTCTTTATGTGGCCTATCGAGCGAGGACTTGTTTGTCAGA ATTGTAAGTTGACGTGCCACAAAAAGTGTTATATAAAAGCATCAGCAGAATGTGGAAAGGAAGCGTCGCACGAAATGAACTCACGGAAAATATTCGGTGTACCGTTGTATAAATTGGACTGTGGTGACGGTAAAGTACCAATAGTGGTAGATCGGTTAATTACAACCATAGAGATGCATGGTTTGTATACGGAAGGTATATATCGAAAGAGCGGTGTCAGTTCCAAAGTGAAGGAATTAAAAGTGAAAATGGACGAAGCTGATCTAGAGAAAGTGGACTTTGAGAATTATCAAGTACACGTGCTTGCAGCAGtattgaaaagtttctttcgagATATGCCAGAGCCTCTCCTCACCTTCGAGTATTACGATGATTTTCTGCACGCTGCGAACTTAACGGATCCTCGTGATCGAATTAGTACGCTATTTGCAATTTTGAAGAAGCTACCGAAGCCAAACTTCGATTTGATGGAACGACTGATCGTTCATCTAGCTAGAGTAGCGCTTCATGAAGTCGACAATCGAATGTCTCCGTCAGCTCTAGCAATAGTCTTCGCGCCGTGCATTCTGAGGACGAATAGGACGTTGCCCGCGCAAGATTCTTTACAAGATGTTGGCAGGCAAACTTGTTGCGTCGAAACGATCGTACAAGAAAAACTGAGGGTCGTACGAGCAACTTTAGCCGACATAAATACACTCGAATCCGCTTGTCACACGGCGACTTATCGTTTATCCAGTTTACGATCTTCGAAAATCTTCAGCCCAGAGGAATTAAGTGCGGCGACCCCAAGTGTGACTGTCAGATGTGTTACTACAGATCGTGAGAGAGATCGAGGCGATGAAGAGGAGGCGCTTCTCGTCGATCATATACAAGAAATCCAAAAGGAAAAGGCCCTACTAACTTCAACTCTTCCCAGCCTAACGAGAGCTTCTTCAGACGACGACCTACTTCTATCTGCCACAGACTTGGACGATGGATCTCTTGACGATCTTCTTCCATCTTCTGCCG ACGGACTCGTAAGAAAAAGACCTATCCAGAGGCAAAGTTCCGCAGACAATGCATTTCCCACGATCATCAGTGTTGACGAAGACATGGTAATGGTATGA